CACTCTTCCCCAAATGGGCCCGCACATCTCCAGTGGAAATTCTCACTGTTgttcctgctccttcctcaggCAAGTTGCTCCCTGAGCTGCTCCAGCCTTATTCAGAGCGTGTGGGGCATCTGAATGAGTTCCTGGTGGACATCAAGCCCTCCCTGACTTTTGAACTCACCCCCCTGCTGGATCCCTATGGGCCTGCTGGGTCTGACCCCACTTTGGAGTTCCTGGTGGTCAGCGAGGAGACCTACCGTGGGGGGATGGCCGTCAACCGCTTCCGCCTTGAGAATGTAACTCCTGAAGGAGTCTGGCaaagggaatgggagggggaggcctGTGAGAAGTACTGTGGTTCcagagcagggaagggagggctgggggttgggaggagaagccagaagGAACTTGTCTGTGGagctggagaaagagagggggaagtaAAGGACAGATTGGGGCTCCAGGTTCATTCTCCTATCTCtcacccctttcctccttctccttttaccTCAGGGCAAAGAGGAGCTCGCCTTATACCAGATACAGCTGCTGAAGGACCAGAGTCACAAGGAAAACGAGGAGGAAAAGGTCAGCTCCTCCAGCTTTCGCCAGCGAATTCTGGGAGACCTGCTTCAGCCTCCGAATGtaagcctctcctcctcctcactggcTGGGCTGATGAAGTGCTGAAGCTAGAAATAGGCCCTCCATTGGAAGCTGAGATTCCTTCCCTTTTGCCTGTCTTTAGGAGAGGCCCGAGGTCCCGTCAGGTATCTATGTGCTGGGGCTGACAGGCATCAGCGGCTCTGGGAAAAGCTCAGTGGCTCAGCGGCTGAAGAACTTGGGGGCATACATCATTGACAGTGACCATCTGGGCCACCGGGCCTATGCTCCCGGGGGCCCTGCCTACCAACTTGTGGTGGAGGCCTTTGGAACAGGTACTAACCGGAGAAGGCTGAAAATGTCCTGAGGTGAGACGATGGCATGACGTCTTTGCTTagccttctttctctgtcacCCAGATATTCTCCATCAAGATGGCACCATCAATAGGAAGGTCCTGGGCAGCCGGGTGTTTGGGAATAAGGTGAGCGCACACCTCCTCCAGAGTTCTTCAGCTGCTGCCACCACATAGATGGGCGGGATCCAGTGGACTCCCTAGTCTGATGCAGGAAGTCAgtcctctgctcctctgctcctccccccacctcccagctgTATTTCTCAGGAAAGTTAACCTCTGCCCactccctctgtccccctccccagaAGCAGCTGAAGATGCTCACAGATATTGTGTGGCCAGTTATCGCAAAGCTGGCCCGAGAGGAGATGGATGTGGCTGTGGCTAAGGGTGAGTGGGAGGGATGACGGGAGCAGCCAAAGTGGGACAGTGAAGCAGCAACACCCTGTGGGATCTTCCTTGGCCCCAGGCAGACCATTCACCACCTAGGACTGCATTTGGTTCACTAACCGGTAGCCAGTGTGAGGTGCTGCTGGCAGTGACTAGTGTTTCCCCACAGGAAAGACTCTGTGTGTGATTGATGCTGCTATGCTGCTTGAAGCTGGCTGGCAGAATATGGTACACGAGGTGTGGACCGTCGTCATCCCTGAGACTGAGGTATCTGgaccccactccaccccatctGAGCCCACTGCAGACAGTTTCCTGCTCTGACCCAGACGGGGCTGGGGCCCTTCCAGACCAATCTGTCTGTCATCCGTGCCCAGGCTGTACGTCGCATTGTTGAGAGGGATGGACTGAGTGAGGCAGCCGCTCAAAGCCGGCTGCAGAACCAGATGAGTGGGCAGCAGCTGGTAGAGCAGAGCCACGTGGTTCTGTGCACCTTGTGGGAATCACATGTCACACAGCGCCAGGTTGGTGCAAAGGGAAAGACTAGGTTAGGTTGTGAGACGGGAAGGTTCAGTGGTTATCTTTTCTAACCCTGTCTTGTCTTCTATGGTTCTGGACTGGCCAAAGGTGGAAAAGGCTTGGGATCTTCTACAGAAACGCCTCCCCAAGGCTCACCAGACCAGGAACTGACAGTGGATTTTCTGTGGCGCCACACTGGCCCTTGGAACTAACAAATCTAATGGTGAGGAGGAATGGGGGCCTCGATGTTTACCCTATGTCAGGCCTCAGGGGCTTCAAGCTAAGCTgtgcaggacacagagagaagcttGGAAGTCGGCCTAGCATGCTGGAATTTGGCCAGCAATGAGGACACAGCAATGGGGAGCGGCCCCCTCTTGGATTCTGTCTGCTTTTTGGTGGTGGAGATTTGATGTCTAACTAGTGTTATGGGTTCTAGTGAAGACTGGACCCAGTAACTGAATTAAAGATGTTTCCAAGTGCTGCctgtgtggtttctgtttcctctccagtGACTCTAGGTATCTTTGGACCATTAGGCTCCAAATTCAGGGGCAGGGCCTGAGCTGGAAGCCAAGGAGTGCTGTAATTAAATGTCACCTGAGCTATGTGCTTTTGAGTATGTTATAGACTTTACTGGAAGTTTAACTTAAAAGCTTTTTACAAGACTTAATTCAACAAAGCACCCTGTCAGACACCTGCTGGGTGTTGGGAGATCAATGCAGGTGGTGGCTGTGTCCCCTTGAGTCAGATGTGATGTAGAAGTTCTTGACCCAGCTGCAATTACAGGGCAGATCAGCTGTGCGCGTGCGTACACAGTGTCACactgttcagattttttttttttctgagatgctAGGGCACTCTCGCCAGTTCTATCACTGAAGTAATTACACTTCTAGTCCTTCTGACAATCTTTTTGGTGGTGCTCCATTGCACAGAAAATCGCCCCCATTGAAGATTCTCATTCGGAGGCGAGTAGGAACTCTCAGAGGCTGACACTACCTATATTAATGAGAATTGGCCAGATTTAGCCACCACCAATATTCGTTTAACAACTGGACCTGCGCAAGTGCAGCGCTTTCGCACCGCTCAAGACTGCGGTTGTGGATTGGTGGTTTGGATCACGTGACTGAGCCTCGCCTCTTCCTGGAGGTTGGGGGCCAGTCCGCTGGCTTGTTTCCGGTTCGGTAGGTCCACGATGACGGAGCCGGGCGCCTCTCCGGAGGACCCTTGGGTCAAGGCAAGCTCCGCGGACGCGCACGCCGGCGAGGGGAGGGCGGGTCGGGCTCGTGCACGTAGGGGGTCCGGAAGACGCGGGGCTCCCCAACTATCCCCAGAGTCTCCCCTGCTGTCCAGGCCCCGGGGCTGCAGAGAAGACAGCTCTCACCCGGCCTGTGCCAAGGTGGGGAGACAAACCGGACGTGTGTGCGGGAATGAGGGGGTCGTGTCCGAGAGATGGGGCGGGGACGGTAGGGAGCTTACAGAGGGGGCGGCGCCCCTGCGGCCTAGCCAGGGCTGGGCTTAACCATTCAGTGGTCCCTGCACCCGTGGTATGTGCATTCGCGGACTGCGCGTgccttcttagaggcaaaggtTTGACAGGATTCTTCCTTCCTTGGTGCTGCAGGTCGAGTATGCCTACAGTGACAACAGCCTGGACCCTGGTGAGTGCCTCCTTAACTGTCTGCACGTCGGTAATGACCCGTTTTGGCTCTATAGATTCTTGTGGTCTTGCCAGCCACACCTGAGCACAGTCCACAGTCACTGCGCCAAGGACTTGGCTTGAGAAGTGAGGGTGGAGCTGGAGAACAGGCAGGAAGCGACCATGGGTCACACCTGGTTCCTCTGCTCTGGAAGGGGAAATGATAGGTGACAGCTGGTCATGCTCACTGCATCCAGATGCTCCTTTGTGAGCCAGATAGAAGTCCTGTGGGCAGTGTAGACACTGGGACGGGAGCGTTGAAGCATGAAATGGAAGGCCCGTGGTGGCTGGCTTTGGAGTTGATGGGGAGAGGTCAGCATTTGAAACCAttgtgtcggggttggggatttagctcagtggtagagtgtttgcctaggaaacgcaaggccctgggttcggtccccagctccgaaaaaaaagaaccaaaaaaaacaaaaaaacattgtgTCCGTATGTGCCTGAAGTCATGGCAATGTTCCCCACTCTTTAGTGATTGAGGCCTCTTTTTTCCAGGGCTTTTTGTAGAAAGCACCCACAAGGGGAGTGTAGTGTCCAGAGCTAATAGCATCGGTTCCACCAGTGCCTCTTCTGTCCCCAACACAGGTAGGCAGCAACATAGCCCATCACACACTGGGGAAAACTTAGCTATCTTATCATTCTAGTATCTCTCCTAGATAGGGAGCTCCGTCCACTATCCACACGGGGGTGGCCGGAACAGTGCCAAGCCTGAGTCTCACTGTCTTTTCCCTCATCCGAGATAATTAGGTTCTTTCCATTCCACATCTCTGGGCACCAGGTTTCCCAGCTGGGGAAGGGTGGACTAACTGGACTTGGTGTGCCCTAAAGTGAGtggcctctccttcctccacctgAGTTTAGACGATGAGGACAGCGATTATCAGCAGGAATCCTACAAGGAGTCCTATAAAGACCGGAGGCGGCGTGCACACACTCAGGCTGAACAGAAGAGGAGGGATGCTATTAAGGTGACTGGAAGCCTGTACCCAGGTCCTTCCCTGCCCCTTCAGCCCCAGATGTCTgcagggggctgggctgggctggttgTATGCCTGCCCCTTTTCCTTCCAGCCCTCTATGCTTTGAGTCTTTGAGCATGGAACTGGTATCAAAATTGTGTGCTCACCTTTGTTATTCCTGAGCTAAAGGAACCCATTTCCCTGCTATTTCCAGAGAGGCTATGATGACCTTCAGACCATTGTCCCTACTTGCCAGCAGCAGGATTTCTCCATTGGCTCCCAAAAACTCAGCAAAGCCATCGTTCTACAGAAGAGTATGTCCAGGGCAAGAGGGGGCGGGAGGAGGAGCAGCGGCTGGAAGTGGCCTGGTCtcacccaggtgtggtggccagAATGGGAAAGTTGGGTTATAGGGGAAGGGCAAACAAAATAAGCCCTCTTCCTGGTTCAGACTTCCTCAGTGCCCAACCCCTCTCTTGGCTCCTACTCCAGCCATTGACTACATCCAGTTTTTacacaaggagaagaaaaagcaggaggaggaggtgtcCACCCTGCGCAAGGACGTCACAGCCTTGAAGATAATGAAAGTGTAAGAGGGGCGCTGAACTGAGGGCGGAGGTCAACTCTAGTGCACTCTTGCTCAGAGGCTGTACTGGAGAGCACAGCATGTAGGTGACGCTGACTGCAAGGCAGTCGCTGTAAGGCAGGGCTGGCCGGCCCCCACCAGTCTTCTACACATACAGGACATAAACACCTGCCTGGATAACCAAGGGGTTTCACCGTTTCTGACTTAGGAGTGTCTAGCTGATATTGAATGTATCCCCAAAGGTCTCTAGGGATCCCCTTATGGTGTGGGCATGGCCTACTGGATTATCCCGCCATGCTTTGCAGGGCTGACTGAGTTGCCACAGCACTTCAGCCCTATTTGCTTGAATGCTTTCAGGAACTATGAGCAAATCGTGAAGGCACATCAGGACAACCCTCATGAGGGAGAGGACCAGGTCTCTGACCAGGTCAAGTTCAACGTCTTTCAAGGCATCATGGACTCCCTGTTCCAGTCTTTCAACGCCTCCATCTCCGTGGCCAGCTTCCAGGAGCTCTCAGCCTGTGTCTTCAGCTGGATTGAAGAACACTGTGAACCGCAGGTATGTGGCAGGCGGGTCACGGGGCCTGAGGCTCTGCCACCTTCAGGCAAAGTGGTCCAAGCCATCAGAAAAGCAGTGTGGCTTCCTTTGAGTCTCTTCAGGGTGTCCACAAAGCTTAGTACCTTTGTCTTTGCTGCCTAGCCCAGTGAAGGGCTCATCTGGCAAGCAGGGTGTGAATATTCAGTGCCAGGTCCAGCTTGGGCCATGTCATTGGTGACTCATTAGCTACTCTACTCCTTGGCTGTCCTGTGTGGCAGCCAATAGCTTCAAGTTTCTAGAAACGTGAGACATGCAGATTACCAGATGCCCCCACTCCCGCAGCCCCCACCCCTGCAGCTCCAGGGCTTTTTACTGTGCTGGCTTCtactcttgaggcctgttttttctcagattttctactttcttttgtttctcaacATTTTCGTTGTGAAATACTTTACACAAACACTGCCAACAGTTAAGGACTGTTTGAGTGAACGCCATATCCATACGTCAGTTATACCAATGACAAATTCATCCTTGTCTCCATCTTATTTCAGGGATCTTGAAATTAAAAGGAGGCCACACTCCATTTCAGGGACTTTATGTacatgggtattttgtctgcatatatctgtgtactacatgtgtgtgcctgatgcctgaggccagaagagggca
The genomic region above belongs to Rattus rattus isolate New Zealand chromosome 9, Rrattus_CSIRO_v1, whole genome shotgun sequence and contains:
- the Coasy gene encoding bifunctional coenzyme A synthase, whose translation is MAVFRSGLLVLTTPLATLAARLPPILTSASRLVNHTLYVHLQPGMNLGGPAQPQASPVQATFEVLDFITHLYTGADLHRHLDVRILLTNIQTKSTLIPVLSSVQNLAHPPEVVLTDFQTLDGSQYNPVKQQLERYATSCYSCSPQLSSVLLYPDYGTGEMPMELPNALLPSTIRPASPVARSPRQPVRGYRRGAVGGTFDRLHNAHKVLLSVACVLAQEQLVVGVADKDLLKSKLLPELLQPYSERVGHLNEFLVDIKPSLTFELTPLLDPYGPAGSDPTLEFLVVSEETYRGGMAVNRFRLENGKEELALYQIQLLKDQSHKENEEEKVSSSSFRQRILGDLLQPPNERPEVPSGIYVLGLTGISGSGKSSVAQRLKNLGAYIIDSDHLGHRAYAPGGPAYQLVVEAFGTDILHQDGTINRKVLGSRVFGNKKQLKMLTDIVWPVIAKLAREEMDVAVAKGKTLCVIDAAMLLEAGWQNMVHEVWTVVIPETEAVRRIVERDGLSEAAAQSRLQNQMSGQQLVEQSHVVLCTLWESHVTQRQVEKAWDLLQKRLPKAHQTRN
- the Mlx gene encoding max-like protein X isoform X1, translating into MTEPGASPEDPWVKASSADAHAGEGRAGRARARRGSGRRGAPQLSPESPLLSRPRGCREDSSHPACAKVEYAYSDNSLDPGLFVESTHKGSVVSRANSIGSTSASSVPNTDDEDSDYQQESYKESYKDRRRRAHTQAEQKRRDAIKRGYDDLQTIVPTCQQQDFSIGSQKLSKAIVLQKTIDYIQFLHKEKKKQEEEVSTLRKDVTALKIMKVNYEQIVKAHQDNPHEGEDQVSDQVKFNVFQGIMDSLFQSFNASISVASFQELSACVFSWIEEHCEPQTLREIVIGVLHQVKNQLY
- the Mlx gene encoding max-like protein X isoform X2, whose amino-acid sequence is MTEPGASPEDPWVKVEYAYSDNSLDPGLFVESTHKGSVVSRANSIGSTSASSVPNTDDEDSDYQQESYKESYKDRRRRAHTQAEQKRRDAIKRGYDDLQTIVPTCQQQDFSIGSQKLSKAIVLQKTIDYIQFLHKEKKKQEEEVSTLRKDVTALKIMKVNYEQIVKAHQDNPHEGEDQVSDQVKFNVFQGIMDSLFQSFNASISVASFQELSACVFSWIEEHCEPQTLREIVIGVLHQVKNQLY